A window of Nocardia arthritidis genomic DNA:
CACCATCGGCTACGACCGCGGGGGCAGGCTGACCGGCCTGACCGCGGGCCACTGCGCCGAACCCGGGATGCCGGTGCGGGCCGAGGCCACACCGGACACCGGCGTCGTCGGCACGGTTGCCGCGGTGGATCATTCGGACGACTACGCGGTCATCGTGTTCGACCGCGATCGGGTGACGCCGGTGCGCCGCGTCGACGCGACGGTTATCGCCGGCATCGGCGCACCGCCGCGGCAGGGCGATCTCGTCTGCAAGAACGGCCGCACCACCGGCGTCGACTGCGGCCTCGTATGGGCGACCCACGAATGGTGGTTCCAGAACCAGGTCTGTTCGCGGCCCGGCGATTCCGGCGGCCCGGTCACCCTCGGCGATCGGCTGGTCGGCATGAACGTCGGCCATATCGGCACGGAGGCGATCGGAATCACCCTCGCCGACCTGACCTGCCGTCACCCGGCCGCATCGGGGCACGACCCGGCCGTCGCCATCCAGATCGGCATGGTGCTCGCCGCCATCGAGCAAGCCGGCGGTCCCGGCGCCGGATTCCAGCCCGTGTGACGCGTGGCCCGAATCCGGCGGCGCCCGTACGATATCGCTGCGCCACCGAGCCAACGCAGGAGCGAATCGTGGAGCCTCCGTACAAACGCTTCGTCGCACTCGGCGACAGCCAGACCGAGGGCATCGGCGACCCGGACGGCAACGGCGGCCACCGCGGCTGGGCCGACCGATTCGCCGCCCTGCTCGCCGCCGCCGGCCCGGGACTGCACTACGCCAATCTGGCGGTCCGCGGTCGCCGCGCCGCGGAGATCCGCGCCGAACAGCTGCCGCCCGCGCTCGCGCTCGGCCCCGACCTGGTCACCGTCGTCGCGGGGATGAACGATGTCATCCGGCCGCGCCTGGACGGCGCCGCACTGCTCGCCGACCTGGACGCGATGTTCGCCGCGCTGGTCACCGCGGGCGCGCGGGTGGTCACCTTCACGTACCCGGATATCGGCGCGATCGCGCCGTTCGTGCGCCCGCTGTCCGGGCGGGTGCGCGCGCTCAACGCCCGGTTGCGCGAACTGTCCGCGCGCCACGGCATCACCCTGGTGGATTTCGAACCGGTGCACGCCACCACCCATCCGCTGGTCTGGGCCGAGGACCGGTTGCATCTGAGCCCGCTCGGCCACGATCTGGTCGCCCGCGCAGTCGCCGACACCCTGGGCGTCCCCGGCGCCGACACCACCTGGCGCGACCCACTCCCCCCGGTCCGGCGCACCTTCACCGCCGCGACCGCCGCCGAATGGCGCTGGACCACCCGGCATATGCTGCCGTGGCTCGGCCGCCGGGTCCGCGGCATCTCCACCGGCGCGGGCTTACCCCCGAAACGTCCTGAGCTGCAGCCCGTTTCGGGTTGAGCCGACCGCCGAGCAAATCCTCGACTCCCTCGCCAGATATCTGCAAACGCACTTCAGGCGCAGACACCAGGTGTACTGACCACGGACGTGGGTGACGGACTGACTGGCGAAGACCTGCGAGCTGCCGAGCACAGCACTTCGATTCGCGGAAGTCTCCGGGCAGTTAGTCGGCGGAGGTAGCGCTCGAGCACCTGCGGCGCGAGCGACAGGCCCGGAGCCGGTAGCTTGCGTCACCACAAACCTAGGTCGCTTGCGGCGACGTGTTCGTCCAGGCCGATGCGTGTACATGTCCGAGACCACACGCTGGCACCGAATCGCCCCGTCGATCCCCAGACCTGGGCCGATGACGAACCTTCCCTACGACCGGCAGTAGTATGGCGCGGTGCGGAAACCGACGGAGGCGATGGCGCGGGCGCGTGGCGCGTTCGTCGGTTGCGCGTCCGGTGCGGTGAGCATTGCCGCGCACGGCCTGGCGGGCGGAAGCGTCGCGATCGGGCAGTCCGGGCTGGCGCTGCTGATCGCGGCCTGCGCGGCGGTCGGCTACGCGGTGGCCGCCATGCGGAACCGGTACGGCATCGCCGAGGTGATGGCGCTGCTGGCCGGTGGGCAGGCCATCGGGCACACCGCGCTTTCGATGGCGCCCGAACATCACCACGGCGGCGGCGCGAATCAGATCATGCTGGCCGCGCATCTCGTGGCGATCCCATTGGGCGCCATACTCATTCGCGGGGCGGAACGCGCGGTCGCCCGGCTCGCCGGTGGCGTGCGACGAGCCGTCGCGGCATTGGATCCGCTTCCCGCCGTTGCGGTTTCGACGGCGGTCGCGGCATGGCAGGCTCCGGCCCGGGCGCCGCGGTCGCTGCTCGGTTCGGGAATCGGCAGGCGCGGGCCGCCGGTGTCGCGGTAGTTGTTCGTTACACACCGCCGTACCGCGCTGCCGGATCGAAGAGATCGTTCCAGGTAAGTGGGTTGCGCACGAGCGGAATCGGCTCGACGGCGCTCGAAAAGGGGTGGCGCCCGCCGGAATTCCGGCGGCGCACGCGCACTCCGACCGGCGGTATCTCGAAAACCCGTACCCGAATGGAGTTCTCATGTCCGTCACTACCCGTATGCCCGCGATCCGGATACTGGCCTGCGCGGCCGCCGCCCTCGCGCTGCTGGCAGGTTGTTCGTCCAAGAACGACAGCGGCGCGACGAAGGCCGCCGACGCGGTCACCGTCAAGGATCAGTGGGCCAAGGCCGCCGACAGTGGAATGTCGGCCGCCTTCGGTGAATTGGATAATTCCGGCGACAAGGCGGTGGCCGTCGTCGCCGCGTCCAGCCCCGCGGCCAAGGCGGTCGAACTGCACGAGGTGGTGGCCGCGGCCGACGGATCGAAGACGATGCGGCCCAAGGCCGGTGGCTTCGCGATCCCCGCGCACGGCAGCATCAAATTGGCGCCCGGCGGCGAGCACATCATGTTCATGGGCCTGACCGGCCCGCTGCGCACCGGCTCGGACACACCGGTGACGCTCACCTTCGACGACGGCTCGACGAAGACCTTCACCGCCCAGGTCCGCGATTTCTCCGGCAATCAGGAGAACTACTCCCCCGAACACGGTGGCTGAGCGGGATACGGCAGCCGGATCGATCGGCTCGGCGAACGCGCCCGAGCACCAAGGCACGGCGGCCGGACCGAGTGACCGGCGGACCGGCGGTTTCTCCAGGCGGCGCCTCTTCGGTAGGGGCGCCGCCGTCGCGGGGGCGGCCGGAATCGGCTGGGGCGCGGCGGCATTCACCGGGCATCGAACCGAGCCCGCGGGCCGCGCACCGACCGATACCGAACCGTTCTACGGCGAACACCAGGCCGGTATCGCGACCGCGCCGCAGGATCACGCCGCCTTCGTCGCGCTCGACCTGCGGCCCGGCGCCCGCCGCGCCGATGTCATCGGCATCCTGAAGATCTGGACCGATGACGCCGCCCGTCTCACCCAGGGCGCCGCGGCACTGGGCGATACCGAACCCGAACTGGCGCAACGTCCTTCGCGGTTGACCGTCACGGTCGGCCTCGGCCCGAACGCCTTCACCGTTGCCGGCGCCGAACAGCGCAGGCCCACCTGGCTGCGTCCGCTGCCGCCGTTCGAGATCGATCGGCTCGAACCGGGTTGGAGCGACGGCGATTTCCTGCTCCAGATCTGCGCCGACGAGGCGACCGCGGTGTCGCACGCGGTGCGGGTGCTGTGCAAGGGGGTCGGCTCGCTGGTGACGGTGCGCTGGGTGCAGCGCGGCTTCCGCAACGCGAAACCCGGTGCGTCACCGCGCAATCTGATGGGTCAGGTGGACGGCACCGTCAATATCGCCCCGGGCACACCGGATTTCGAGCGGCTGGTGTGGGATGACGGCGCGGCGCAGCCCTGGTTGCGCGGCGGTACGTCGCTGGTGCTGCGCCGGATCGCCATGAAACTCGACACCTGGGACGAAATCGACCGGGATGGAAGGGAATTGACGGTCGGCCGCACCCTGGACACGGGTGCGCCGCTCACCGGGAAGCACGAATTCGACGAACCGGATTTCGCGGCCGTCGACCGCTTCGGCATTCCGGTGATCCCGCCGTCGTCGCATATCGCCAGGGCGCATCACACCAGCGACGGGGAGCGGTTCCTGCGCCGCGGCTACAACTACGACGACGCGCCCACCCCCGGTCACATCTCGAATTCGGGGCTGCTCTTCGCCGCCTTCCAGCGCGATGTGGACGCCCAGTACCTGCCGGTGCAGCGGCGGCTGGCCGAATTCGACGCGCTCAACGTGTGGACGACCCCGGTGGGGTCCGCGGTGTTCGTCATCCTGCCGGGGGTGCGGGCGCCGGGCGGATATCTCGGACAGTCGCTGTTCGAATCATGAGGGGGAGGTTCGATGCCCGGCCACCGGGCATCGAACCTCATCATTTAATGCCACAGTGCGGCGACCAGGACGTTGACCACCGCCAGCCCACCCGCCGCATGCGGCATCCAGGTCACCGGCTTACCGCGTTTGGCATCGCCGTGTCCCATCTCCGCGAACGCCGCGACCAGCAGCGCGACGACCAGTTTGACCCCGATCTTCACCATATTCGGATGCTTGTCCAGCGAATGGATGCCGTCGGCCATGCCGACGAGCACCAGTCCGGTGACGATCTGCAGGCGCGCACCCCACACCATCAGCTCGGACACCGTATCGCGCTGCGCCGCGTAGCCGCCGACGACCGCGGCCATACCGAGCAGATGGGTGACGACCACGACGTTGTAGACGAAGTTCATACCGCAGACGCTAGTTGATCGCCCCCGCGTCTACTACATAAGGTCGTTTTTCGACGCCACCTGCGGCGATACGAGAACGGCCGCCGGATCGCCCTGCCGATCCGGCGGCCGTGCCGCGTGAGATACCTTCGGCCGCAGCCGAATCCGGCTCAGACCTGGTCGAGCGCGCGGGCATCCTTGCGGATGCCGAAGGCCATGATGATCTCCATGATGCCGATCACCAGCAGCCACACGCCGACCACTACGGTCAGCGTCGCCACCGATTCCAGCGGCCACGCGATCACCACGATGCCCGCGATGGTGGTGAGCAGGCCGAAGAAGACGGCCCAGCCCCGGCCCGGCAGCGCGGGCTCCGACAGGCCCATCATGGTCGCGCCGACCCCGCGGAACAGCCAGCCGACGCCGATCCAGATGGCGAGCAGCAGGATCGAATCCAATTCGTCCCGGAAGCAGAACACGCCGATCGCGATGGACAGCACGCCGCTGATGAAGCCGAGCACCCGCATCCCGGCGCTGGACGGTATGCCGAACGCGGCCACCAGCTGCAGGAAGCCGGAGACCACCAGATAGATACCGAAAAGGACACCCGCCGCAAGCAGTGTCGGCCCCGGCCAGACCAGGACGATGACGCCGAGAACCACCGACAGGAGTCCGGTGACCAGGGTGGTCTGCCACGCACTGCGAGCGAGCGCTTTGACCGGGCCCTCTAGCACGCTGTTTGTCGTCATGCACAGATGCTATGTCCCGAGATGGGCGATTCACCGGATATCCGGCCCGCACACTGTCGCGAGCCGGAACCCGCCGCGCGGAACGATCTACCGCCGTGCCACGAACCTATTGCGGCGCACCGATATTGACCATCCAGGAGATGCCGAACCGGTCGACGCACATACCGAATTCGTCTCCCCACATCTGCTTCTCCAGTGGCACCGTCACCCGGCCGCCGGCCGACAGGCCGTCCCAGTAGCCGCGCAGCTCCTCGGCGTCGTCACCGCTGAGGCTCACCGAGATGCTGCTGCCCGGGTGGTATTCCATCCCGGGCGGGGTGTCGGCGGCCATCAACGTGAATCCCTTGGCCGTCTCGAGTAGTCCGTGCATGACCAATTCGGCGCCGGGTGCTTCCTTATCGCCCATATCGCCGAAGGTGCTGATGGTGAGATTGCCACCGAAGACGTCGCGGTAGAACTCGAGCGCAGCGCGCGCCGAGTCCTGGAAACCGAGGTACGGATTGAGCCGGGAGACCATGGCATGCTCCTTGCCGCCGAATGTCATTGCGAAACTCGCGCCACGAACAAGGCTAGAGCACATATAAGGGGCACGCGTTGCATAACGCACGCCACACTACGTTTCACCGGTCTCCTGGTCGGGTAGTCATCCCTAAGTTGGCTCGTGACGGCGGGCGATACCGAAAGTCGGGTCGGTCTAGGAGTTCAGGGTGTCGGTAGTTCTCGTGCTGCAAGCACGCGGCCTCGGTGACTTGCTCACCGCGGTCCCCGCACTACGTGCTCTGCGCCGTGCGAGACCCCATGACCATATCGTGCTCGCGGCCCCGCAGCGGGTCAAACCCATCGTCGACCTGATCGCCTCGGTCGACGAGCTGGCGCCCACCGCCGATGGCATATTGCGTTGGGACGGACCGCGTCCCGCGCTCGCGGTGAACCTGCACGGCCCGCACGCGGAGAGCATCGTCGCGCTCGGCAAGACCGATCCCGACCGCATCCTGAGCTACCGCAATCCCGCCTTCCCCGATCTGGAAGGTCCGCAGTGGCAACAGGATCGGCATATCGTCGACTGCTGGTGCCATCTGCTCGAATACGACGGAATCGACGCCGATCGGCGCAATCTCGGTCTGGTGCCGCCGGTTTCGACGACCAGCCACCGCGATTGCGTCGTGGTGCACATCGGCGCGGGCGCGCAGGCCCGGCGCTGGCCCGCCGACCGGTTCGCCGCGGTGATCCGGCATCTGCTCGTGCTCGGGCGCGAGGTGGTGGTGACCGGGGACGAATTCGAACGCGATCTCGCGCTGCATATCGCGGCGCGGGCCGGACTCTCCGTGAGCCGGGTGCTGGCCGGGGAACAGAACCTGACCGAGTTGGCCGCCACCGTCGCCGAGGCGGCACTGGTGGTCTGCGGCGACACCGGAGTCGCGCACCTGGCGACCGCGTTCGGCACTCGCACGGTGCAGTTGTTCGGTCCGACGCCGCCGCGCTGGGCCGGTCCGCCGCCGCATCTGCTCGGCCGTCATTCGGTGCTGTGGGCGGGTCAGCTCGGCGACCGCGACGCCGACACCCCGGATCCGGGTCTGCTGCGCATCGGAGTGACCGAGGTGATCAACGCTGTCGACAAACAGCTCAGCAAAAGGCGCTGGCCGGGAACCGGGACCGCGGACCGCAGGCGCACCGCTTACCGGCGCGTCGGCTGAGGTCCGGCGTCGCCGGTTCGGTCAACGTCGTCGATCCGAGCCGCGCTGAGTGCCGCGGAGTAGGCCGCTATCGCGCTGGGCCAGAACTGCTCCAGGTAGTCGCGGGCCGCGCCGAGGCCGCGCGGGTCCAGATGGTAGAGCCGCCGATTTCCGTCGGGACGCATGCCGACCAGTCGCGCCTCGCGCAGCACCCGCAGGTGTTGGGATACGGCGGAACTGCTGACGCCGACGGTGGCGGCCAGTTCGCCGACCGAGCGCGGCGCCTGCGGCAACGCCTCGAAGATCGCCCGGCGGGTGGGGTCGGATAACGCCTCCAGGGCACGGACTCCATTAGTAGCCACTGAAATAGTGTGATCATTGGACCACCGTCCGGTCAACCGGACGCAATACGGCATTCACCAAGGTCGAGCCGCGAGACACGCCGTAGCGTTATCCGTTTGTAATAGGTGAACTGGGCTTTTGTACCAAGGTGACGCTAGCCACACGATTGCGAAGTCGCCACGGATGCCCGTTACGTTCGACCAATGCTCGTGACCGTTCCGTTACCTTCCCGGCGCGGCGCGACCCGTAGTCGACGACACCGCGCAGCGACCCGCGCGGTCGCCGTCTCCGCGGTCGCGATCTCCGCACTGACGGCCCTCAACGCCGCCGACGACCTCCCGGCCCAGGCCCAGGCGCCCATCGCGCCGCTCGCCTTCACCCCGCGCGAAGCGCAGATGCCGCAGACCGTCCCCGAGGCGGTGCTGGCGACGCAACGACGCATTGCCGACGAAGCGGCCCGGATCGCCGCCGAACTCGCCCGGCCGCACACCGTCCGTCCCGTCGCGGGCGTGCTCACCTCCACCTTCGGCATGCGCTGGGGCGCGCTGCACGCGGGCATCGACTTCGGCGATCCGATCGGCACCCCGATCGAGGCGGTCACCGACGGCGTCGTGATCGATGCGGGCCCGGCCGACGGATTCGGCCTCTGGGTGCGGGTGCAGCAGGACGACGGCACCATCGGCATCTACGGACACGTGAACGAGATCATCGCGACGGTCGGCCAGCACGTGCGCGCGGGCGACGTCATCGCCACCGTCGGCAACCGCGGCTACTCCACCGGCCCGCATCTGCACTACGAAATCCATTCCGCCGCAGGCGAACCCATCGATCCGCTGCCCTGGCTCGCCGCGCGCGGCATCGTCGTCTCGGGCGATCCGTCCTGAGTCCCGCCGTTTCGTGAGCAAGCTTGCGAGCGAGCCGTGCCACGGCGCGCATCAGCGAGTGAATGAGGGGCTCACGAAACGGCGTTCTCCCCGGAAAGCCGTCGCCGATGATCACGACTTTCCCGAGTTGGTCGCGGGACTGATCGGACACGCCCGGAGATGGCAGGGCCGCGCCGCGCCGTAGGATCGGCCGATGCACTACCGCGTCATCCGCACCGTATTCGCCGCCGTGCTGGCCGCCGGACTGTCCTTCGGCACCGCCCAGGCGGACGCACCCGCCGCGTCACATCTGCTCACCGTGCGCGAAACCGGTGTGCTGCGGGTGTGCACCACCGGCGACTATCCGCCCTATACGGTGCGCGACGACAACGGGACCTATCGCGGCACCGACATCACGCTGGCCACCGAACTCGCTGCGGCGCTTCAGGTTTCACCGCAGTGGGTGCCGGTCACCTGGGCCGGGCTCGCCGGCGATTTCGCGGCGAGGTGCGATATCGCGGTCGGCGGGATCTCCGACACCGCCGCGCGCCGAGAGCTCGCCGACTTCTCCGTCGCCCTGTCCACCGACGGCAAAACCCCGGTCAGCCGACGCGAGGACGGCGACACCTACGCCACCATCGCCGATATCAACCGGCCCGGCGTGCGGGTGATCGTCAACCGCGGCGGCACCAACGAGAATTTCGCCCGCGCCAATTTCCCGGCCGCCGACCTCACCGTCTGGCCCGACAACCTGACCATCTACGACGAGATCGAACAGGGCCGCGCCGATGTGTTCGTCACCGATTCGGTCGAGGGCCGCTACCGGCAACTCACCCATCCAGGTCTGCGAGTCCTGCACCCGGACAAGCCCTTCGACTCCTTCACCAAGGCGTACATGCTCCCCCGCGGCGACAGCATCTTCGATGCCGTCGTGAATACCTGGCTCACATATCAGCTGCGCACCGGACACGTCGACCGGCTCACGGCGGAATGGCTCGGCGTCTGATACCGGGGTATCGGAGTCGAATAGCGCTGCGGCGGGACGTGATCCGGCGTTGCGGATTCCTACCGTCGGTGCATGGTCACAACATTCGAATCGCACCCCGTCGATCAGCGTCCCGCGACGGCCGGTCGGCATCGCCCGGCCGGACGAGCGGGCCGTCTACATCGGCCGCTGCTGTGGCTCGTCGGCGCGATGGCCGTGCTGGCCATCGCCTCGGCGGCCGGGATGATCTTCGACGATCGCACGCTGCTCGGTGAGTCTGTGTGGCTCAAACCGTTCAAGTTCGCCGTCGCGTTCGTGCTGTACAGCGGGACGCTGGCGTGGCTGCTTTCCTTGCCGCACAAGGGAAGCCGGGCCACCTGGTGGCTCGGCACGATCTTCGCGGTGACCGGATGTGTCGACGTCGGTTTCATCGTCATGCAGGCGGCGCGCGGCACCTTCAGCCATTTCAATACCCAGACCGATGCGTTCAACGATATCGGCCAAAAGGTCTTCGCCTCCGGCGTTCCCGGCCTGTTCTTCGCGAATCTGGTTATCGCCGCGATCCTTTCGTGGCAGCGGGTGGCGGACCGGCCGCTCTCGCGGGCCATTCACGCCGGAATGGGACTCGCCGTCGCCGGGATGATGCTCGGCTACCTGATGGGGTTCACCGGTAAGCAGCTGGTGCGCGACGCCGACGGCAATATCGTCGAGCTCGTGGCGGGGCACACCGTGCTGCACGACACGCCCATGCCGCAGGCCCGCGACGCGCTCGCCGGGCTGCCGATCACGCACTGGAGCACGGTCGGCGGCGACCTGCGGGTGCCGCACTTCGTCGGCCTGCACGGCATCCAGGTGCTGATCCTCGCGGCTATCGCGCTCAGTTGGCTCGCGCCGCGGGTCGGCTGGCTGCGCGACGAGCGCACCAGGGCCAGGGTGGTCGGAGTACTCGCCGTCGGCTACGCCGGGCTGCTCGCCATCGTGTTCCAGCAGGCCATGCGCGCACAGCCGCTGATCCACCCGGACACGATCACCGTCGCCGCGTTCGGCGGGCTGGTCGCGGTGGTCGGTCTGCTGCTGGCCGCGGTATATGTGTACGGCCGCAACACGATCGGGGGCCTCAGCGCAGCCGTTCCGCTTCGCGGGTGAGCTCCAGCAGGGTGGCGCTGAGGGATTTCAGCTCGGCGTGGTCGGCGCCCTCGCCGATCGCCGTCGCGACATCCTCGGCGGCACAGCGGGCCGCGAACCAGCGATCGGCCAGATCGCTGGCCTCCTGCGCCGACAGCACCACCGAATCGGTCGGAATTCCCGTGCCCTTCAAGCTGTTTCGATGCTCGTAGGCGCGCTGCCTGCACGATTGACGACAGTACCGGCGGCGACGGCCCGCCTCGGATTCGACGATCTCCCGCCCGCACCACAGGCAGGACACCTGTCGTTTCGGGGCGCTATGGCCTGACCTGGGCACATGAGACACGCCGCACACCTTAACCACTCACGTGTCCACCGGCACAAACGGGCCGCCTCCCGGTGTCGCCCGCCCGCGAATCGGCGCCGGAGCGGGCACCGTGAGCGCGGCGTATTCGGCGCAGCCACTACAATGGAGGGGTTCGCCGGCACCGTATCGGGAACTACATCGTGCCGGGAACTATCGAGGCAGGCGCGCGCGTTGTTCCTGAATCGACGTTTAGTCGGCGCAGCAAGAGCTCGAGAGCACACAGGGAGAGGACCGCACATATGGCAGATCGCGTACTCCGAGGCAGTCGGCTCGGAGCGGTGAGCTACGAGACCGATCGCGACCACGACCTGGCCCCGCGCCGGATTGCCCGGTACCGGACCGATAACGGCGAGGAATTCGACGTCCCGTTCGCCGACGACGCCGAGATCCCGCCCACCTGGCTGTGCCGCAACGGCCAGGAAGGTGTCCTGATCGAGGGCACGAACCAGGAGACCAAGAAGGTCAAGCCCCCGCGCACACACTGGGACATGCTGCTGGAACGCCGCAGCAAGGATGAGCTCGAGGAACTGCTCAAGGAGCGCCTCGAACTGCTCAAGACCCGGCGCCGGGCGTAACGTGACACGAAAGCCGCTCCCCTCACGAGGGGAGCGGCTTTTTGTATGGCCAGGCTACCGGCTCGCCACCTTGCGATAGCGCAGCAGCGCCATCGGCATCGCCACGCAGAGGATCACCAGCGAGCAGGCGATCGAATATTCGACGCAGTGGTCGGCGGCCCAGCCGTGCGGCGGGACGAAGGTGGGCGGGGACCCGTTGACGAACAGTTTGCGGCCCGCCGCCGAGACCGCGGTGATCGGATTCCATTCGGCCACCGTGCGCAGCGGGCCGGGCAGGGTTTCCGCGGAGATGAACGCCGAGGAGATGAAGGTGAGCGGGAAAAGCCAGATGAGACCGGCGCTTTGCGCGACCTCGACGGTCGGCGAGAGCAGACCGGTGAGCGCGCCGACCCAGGACATGGCGAAGGCGAACAGCAGGATGACACCGAAAGCCAATGCGGCATCGGCGATTCCGCCGTTGATCTGCCAGCCCACCGCATAGCCGCAGCCGACCATCACGCCGAGGCTCAGGATATTCACCACCAGATCCGAGAGCGTGCGGCCCATCAACACCG
This region includes:
- a CDS encoding ArsR/SmtB family transcription factor encodes the protein MATNGVRALEALSDPTRRAIFEALPQAPRSVGELAATVGVSSSAVSQHLRVLREARLVGMRPDGNRRLYHLDPRGLGAARDYLEQFWPSAIAAYSAALSAARIDDVDRTGDAGPQPTRR
- a CDS encoding RNA polymerase-binding protein RbpA, whose translation is MADRVLRGSRLGAVSYETDRDHDLAPRRIARYRTDNGEEFDVPFADDAEIPPTWLCRNGQEGVLIEGTNQETKKVKPPRTHWDMLLERRSKDELEELLKERLELLKTRRRA
- a CDS encoding VOC family protein, with the translated sequence MVSRLNPYLGFQDSARAALEFYRDVFGGNLTISTFGDMGDKEAPGAELVMHGLLETAKGFTLMAADTPPGMEYHPGSSISVSLSGDDAEELRGYWDGLSAGGRVTVPLEKQMWGDEFGMCVDRFGISWMVNIGAPQ
- a CDS encoding SGNH/GDSL hydrolase family protein, whose translation is MEPPYKRFVALGDSQTEGIGDPDGNGGHRGWADRFAALLAAAGPGLHYANLAVRGRRAAEIRAEQLPPALALGPDLVTVVAGMNDVIRPRLDGAALLADLDAMFAALVTAGARVVTFTYPDIGAIAPFVRPLSGRVRALNARLRELSARHGITLVDFEPVHATTHPLVWAEDRLHLSPLGHDLVARAVADTLGVPGADTTWRDPLPPVRRTFTAATAAEWRWTTRHMLPWLGRRVRGISTGAGLPPKRPELQPVSG
- a CDS encoding S1 family peptidase, with the translated sequence MVVPGIRCMLAAAVAALITIGPCGSAAAQQTVALGGGSGILVGSSTACTLTTIGYDRGGRLTGLTAGHCAEPGMPVRAEATPDTGVVGTVAAVDHSDDYAVIVFDRDRVTPVRRVDATVIAGIGAPPRQGDLVCKNGRTTGVDCGLVWATHEWWFQNQVCSRPGDSGGPVTLGDRLVGMNVGHIGTEAIGITLADLTCRHPAASGHDPAVAIQIGMVLAAIEQAGGPGAGFQPV
- a CDS encoding ABC transporter permease; amino-acid sequence: MTTASAASTTAPSERAPRLRVFRDSAIVAYRNLLTILRVPTLLVTATIQPLMFVFLFAYIFGASLGGSQYREFLLAGIFTQTVAFNAAFTTVGLAGDLQKGIIDRMRTLPMSRLAVLMGRTLSDLVVNILSLGVMVGCGYAVGWQINGGIADAALAFGVILLFAFAMSWVGALTGLLSPTVEVAQSAGLIWLFPLTFISSAFISAETLPGPLRTVAEWNPITAVSAAGRKLFVNGSPPTFVPPHGWAADHCVEYSIACSLVILCVAMPMALLRYRKVASR
- a CDS encoding glycosyltransferase family 9 protein, yielding MSVVLVLQARGLGDLLTAVPALRALRRARPHDHIVLAAPQRVKPIVDLIASVDELAPTADGILRWDGPRPALAVNLHGPHAESIVALGKTDPDRILSYRNPAFPDLEGPQWQQDRHIVDCWCHLLEYDGIDADRRNLGLVPPVSTTSHRDCVVVHIGAGAQARRWPADRFAAVIRHLLVLGREVVVTGDEFERDLALHIAARAGLSVSRVLAGEQNLTELAATVAEAALVVCGDTGVAHLATAFGTRTVQLFGPTPPRWAGPPPHLLGRHSVLWAGQLGDRDADTPDPGLLRIGVTEVINAVDKQLSKRRWPGTGTADRRRTAYRRVG
- a CDS encoding Dyp-type peroxidase encodes the protein MGWGAAAFTGHRTEPAGRAPTDTEPFYGEHQAGIATAPQDHAAFVALDLRPGARRADVIGILKIWTDDAARLTQGAAALGDTEPELAQRPSRLTVTVGLGPNAFTVAGAEQRRPTWLRPLPPFEIDRLEPGWSDGDFLLQICADEATAVSHAVRVLCKGVGSLVTVRWVQRGFRNAKPGASPRNLMGQVDGTVNIAPGTPDFERLVWDDGAAQPWLRGGTSLVLRRIAMKLDTWDEIDRDGRELTVGRTLDTGAPLTGKHEFDEPDFAAVDRFGIPVIPPSSHIARAHHTSDGERFLRRGYNYDDAPTPGHISNSGLLFAAFQRDVDAQYLPVQRRLAEFDALNVWTTPVGSAVFVILPGVRAPGGYLGQSLFES
- a CDS encoding HdeD family acid-resistance protein, which encodes MTTNSVLEGPVKALARSAWQTTLVTGLLSVVLGVIVLVWPGPTLLAAGVLFGIYLVVSGFLQLVAAFGIPSSAGMRVLGFISGVLSIAIGVFCFRDELDSILLLAIWIGVGWLFRGVGATMMGLSEPALPGRGWAVFFGLLTTIAGIVVIAWPLESVATLTVVVGVWLLVIGIMEIIMAFGIRKDARALDQV
- a CDS encoding M23 family metallopeptidase — translated: MLVTVPLPSRRGATRSRRHRAATRAVAVSAVAISALTALNAADDLPAQAQAPIAPLAFTPREAQMPQTVPEAVLATQRRIADEAARIAAELARPHTVRPVAGVLTSTFGMRWGALHAGIDFGDPIGTPIEAVTDGVVIDAGPADGFGLWVRVQQDDGTIGIYGHVNEIIATVGQHVRAGDVIATVGNRGYSTGPHLHYEIHSAAGEPIDPLPWLAARGIVVSGDPS
- a CDS encoding transporter substrate-binding domain-containing protein yields the protein MHYRVIRTVFAAVLAAGLSFGTAQADAPAASHLLTVRETGVLRVCTTGDYPPYTVRDDNGTYRGTDITLATELAAALQVSPQWVPVTWAGLAGDFAARCDIAVGGISDTAARRELADFSVALSTDGKTPVSRREDGDTYATIADINRPGVRVIVNRGGTNENFARANFPAADLTVWPDNLTIYDEIEQGRADVFVTDSVEGRYRQLTHPGLRVLHPDKPFDSFTKAYMLPRGDSIFDAVVNTWLTYQLRTGHVDRLTAEWLGV
- a CDS encoding copper chaperone PCu(A)C; translated protein: MRILACAAAALALLAGCSSKNDSGATKAADAVTVKDQWAKAADSGMSAAFGELDNSGDKAVAVVAASSPAAKAVELHEVVAAADGSKTMRPKAGGFAIPAHGSIKLAPGGEHIMFMGLTGPLRTGSDTPVTLTFDDGSTKTFTAQVRDFSGNQENYSPEHGG